GGCGCAGGTGCAGCGGGTGCGGGAAGCGTGCGAGCCGTTTGGCCCGATGGGGAGCATTGCCGTGTGGCGCATCCTTCGCGCCCTGGACGGTGACAACGATGCGTGAGCACATGTCCTGCAACGACCTCGCCGTATCCGAAGGCGGGTGTGCGGGGGAAAACTGTCGCCTTCCGGTGTGCGTTGTGTGCGGGCGTGACTGGCCGTGCCCGGTACAGCGGGTGCTGGACTTGTTAGTGCACCAGATCGTCGGTGACGACGGTCATGTGCGGGACATGCTCCTGCGCGCGGATGTCCTGCGCGCCTTGGACGGTGCCGAATGAAACGACGACCACACTGGGACGACGACCTGATCACCGCCGTATGTGCGACCGGTGACGACGGCGAAGTTGATTACTGGATGACCAGCGACCAGGTGTACCGCATCATCGCCGCCGTTGAGGACTGGCACGAGAAGTTCGTGATGCACGGGGCCTTCCGCGTCTTGGCCGAACGCGCTGCAAGTGCCGAGGCTGATCGTGACAGGCTCGCCAACCAACTGCTCAACGAAGTTCCCGACTCATACATCCAGATGAAGGCGCGAGCGCTCACCGCCGAGGCCACCATCCAGCGGGTGCGGGAGTTGCACTACAACACCGCGACACACCACCCCAGCGGGTGCTGCTCCGAGTGCGGAGGCACCTATCCATGCCCCACAGTCCGCGCCTTCGACGGGGGTGCCGAATGACGCTACTGCTTCACCCACCTGTAGATGGTGCTGCGCTCGACGCCAGCGGCGCGGGCGAGGTCGGCGACTGGCACGCCCTGGTGGTACGCCTTGCGGATCGAGGCGTGCAGTCGCGCGTCGGCGGCGGCGAGTGCGCGGCGGCGGTTCTCGGCGTAGCCCTTGACGCTGGCGAGGTGGTCGATGCGATCCATGTGTCTCCCATTCCGGATGTATCACCATCATACACAACGTGTAGCACGATGCAACACGGGATCCAGCAGTTGCAGATCGCGGTGTTCGGGCTGTGCGCATTCATGTTGGGCTACCTGTGGGGGTCGTTCCGATGAGTGACCGATGCACTAGAAGCAACGCTAATGCAGCGTGGACCTGTGTGCTGCCAGAAGGCCATGAAGGCGATCACATCTACACTCTGTGGTCTGAGATAGCCATTCACGCAGAGGCCGCGATCCAGCGGGTGCGGGAGTTCCTGGCCGACAAGGACGAGGGTCTTACCGATGATGCGCGCGCGCAAGGCCACTTCATTCTGGTGGACACCGACAGCGTCCGCCGCGCCCTGGACGGTGACTCGTGACGAGCGAATGGATGGGGCTGCACAACCCCGAACGGCACGAAGCCGACGCCAGCGACCCTAGGGTCAAGTGGTGCCCGTGCTTCACGGCCATGACCGGGCACGTGTGCAACTGCCAGTGGGAGTGGCCCTGCCGCACCTACGTCTACGCAGGCGGTGGGGCATGAGCCGCGACATCTGCTCTGTCTGTGGGCTGGCCGTCTCACACAATCCGCAGGGCGGACCCTGCTTGGCCTGCTACCGGGCCGGGTGCTCGCAGATGGTCGAGGCCGCGCCATACCGCACAACGATCGCCCGGCTGCTGCGCCACATGAGCGCCACCGACCTGGCCGAGATGCTGGGTTGCTCGCGGCAGGCCGTCAAGAACCTGCAGTACGGCCGGGTGACACGCATCCGGCCGTCACTGGCCGCAGCGATCGACGCAGTGGCAAGTCAGCCGCCATCGTGCGCGGTCTGCGACGACGTCGACACCGCACTGATCACCACCCGCGACCCGCAGGTCATCTCCAAGCGACTCAACACCACCACCGTGGCGCTGTCCCGGCACATGTACCGCTGCGGCCGGCCCGACCTCGGGCGGCTGTTCGCCAGACCATCCACCTTCACCCGCTATCACGAGAGGACAAGCGCATGACAACACTCAAGGCGCCATTCATACGACGGAACTACGGCCGCGGGCACGGCTACAAGGACGCCAACGGCGTCAAGGTGCCCGGCGTGACCACGATTCTCAGCAAAGGGCTGCCCAAGCCCGCGCTGGTCAACTGGGCCGCACGCACCGCCGCAGAGTACGCCGTCGACAACTGGGACGAACTGTCCACGGCGCCAATCAGTGAGCGCCTCGAGCAGATCCGCAACGCACCGAACGCCAGCAAGAACGCGGCAGCGCTGCGGGGCACAAAGTTGCACGACGCCGCCCAGCAGCTGCAGGAGCAGGGCGTGGTCGACGTCGACCCCGAGCAGTTGCCCCTGGTCGAGTCGTACCTGAAGTTCTGCCAGGACTGGGATCTGCGGGCTGAGCATGTCGAGTCCGCGGTGTACAACGTGACCCACGGCTACGCAGGCACCCTCGACCTGATCGCCACCCTGTGCGACGGCCGCCGCTGGCTGCTCGACCTCAAGACCTCTAAGGGCGTGTACGGGGACATGGCACTACAGCAGGCCGCCTATCGGTTCGCCGAGTTCCTGAGCGATGACGACACCGGACACATCCGCATGCCGCAGGTCGACGCAGTCGGGATCGTGCATGTGCGCGCTGACGGCGCCGACCTCGTGCCGCTGACCGCCGGCAAAGAGGAGTTCCGCGCCTTCCTATACGTCGCCCAGGTCGCCGCCACTGCTGAGCGCCTTCAAGAACTAGTCCACGCACCCATCACACCGGAAAAGATCGAGGTAAGCGCATGACCGAAATCGAACGCTACGGCGAAGCCCTGCAGGGCCAACTGGTCTCGTCTGAGCCCGACGTAGATTCCTGGGTGCACGTCCTGGCCCCGGTCGGCGATCTCGCGGCCAAGATCGCCGGCACCGACTTCGTGCCCAAAGACTTCCGTGGCAAGCCCGCGGCCGTGGCCGGCGCCATCTTGTTTGGTCGCGAACTGGGACTACCGCCCATGACCACCCTGAAGAACACCTATGTCGTGCACGGCACTCCGGACCTGTCCGCGGAGGCCCAGCGCGCACTAGTGCTGGCTGCCGGCCACGAGATCGAGTTCGAGGAGGTCACCGCCACCCGCTGCAAGATGCGTGGCCGCCGCGCAGGATCCGAGGTCTGGACCCAGGCCCAGTACACGATGGACGAGGCCAAGCAGTCCGGCGACTTCACCAAGAACGGCAACTACAAGACCCGCCCCCAGGAGATGCTGATCGCCCGCTGCACGTCGCGGCTGTGCTCG
The sequence above is drawn from the Candidatus Nanopelagicales bacterium genome and encodes:
- a CDS encoding helix-turn-helix domain-containing protein; this encodes MDRIDHLASVKGYAENRRRALAAADARLHASIRKAYHQGVPVADLARAAGVERSTIYRWVKQ
- a CDS encoding helix-turn-helix transcriptional regulator is translated as MVEAAPYRTTIARLLRHMSATDLAEMLGCSRQAVKNLQYGRVTRIRPSLAAAIDAVASQPPSCAVCDDVDTALITTRDPQVISKRLNTTTVALSRHMYRCGRPDLGRLFARPSTFTRYHERTSA